From a region of the Nitrospira sp. genome:
- the rpsE gene encoding 30S ribosomal protein S5 → MARVNAEELSLKDKVIFINRVAKVVKGGKRFNFCALVAVGDGHGWVGVGKGKAAEVPAAISKAVEQAKKHLVRIPVLEGTIPHEVLGKFGSESIILKPAVEGTGIIAGGAVRVIVELAGIHNIIAKTLGRGNPFNAVRATLNGLTQLKNPDDILRIRRGVAAAGSVAAV, encoded by the coding sequence TTGGCACGTGTGAATGCGGAAGAACTCAGTCTCAAGGACAAGGTCATTTTCATTAATCGTGTGGCCAAGGTCGTTAAGGGCGGCAAGCGCTTCAATTTTTGTGCGCTCGTAGCGGTCGGAGACGGCCATGGGTGGGTTGGAGTGGGAAAGGGGAAAGCGGCGGAGGTTCCGGCGGCTATCTCCAAAGCCGTCGAACAGGCGAAAAAACACCTGGTTCGGATTCCGGTGTTGGAGGGCACGATTCCGCACGAGGTTCTTGGGAAGTTCGGCAGCGAATCCATTATTCTCAAACCCGCCGTCGAGGGGACCGGTATCATCGCGGGGGGTGCCGTGCGGGTCATCGTCGAGCTTGCAGGTATCCATAATATCATTGCCAAAACTCTGGGGCGAGGCAATCCGTTTAATGCGGTGCGTGCCACGCTGAATGGCTTGACCCAGTTAAAAAACCCTGACGATATCTTGCGAATTCGGCGAGGTGTCGCCGCCGCTGGTAGCGTCGCAGCAGTTTGA
- the rplR gene encoding 50S ribosomal protein L18 — MKTTRKTVTLERRRRRIRKRIFGSHLRPRLSVYRSKGHIYAQIIDDLKGHTLAAASTMDAKLRGTLSTTGTIAAAKAVGALLAERAKAANVQTVVFDRGGRVYHGRIKALADASREGGLQF, encoded by the coding sequence ATGAAGACCACGCGTAAGACAGTTACGTTGGAGCGCCGCCGTCGCCGGATTCGGAAGCGGATATTTGGGAGCCACCTCCGCCCACGACTGAGCGTCTATCGGAGCAAGGGCCACATTTATGCTCAGATTATCGACGACCTCAAAGGACACACGCTGGCGGCTGCCTCCACGATGGACGCAAAGTTGAGGGGGACACTCAGTACGACCGGGACGATCGCTGCGGCCAAAGCCGTTGGGGCCTTGCTGGCTGAGCGGGCGAAGGCTGCCAATGTACAGACCGTTGTGTTCGATCGAGGTGGACGGGTCTATCACGGTCGGATCAAGGCCTTGGCCGACGCGTCACGCGAAGGTGGCTTGCAGTTCTAG
- the rplF gene encoding 50S ribosomal protein L6 encodes MSRIGKKPIVIPTGVDFKVVGDQVTVKGPLGQLKWSLEPGLTVAVEGSQAHVKRANDDRRLRAMHGLTRANLSNMVIGVTKGYERVLEMTGVGYKAQIQGKVLTLNVGYINPVEFKLLPGVDGKVEKQTQITLTGVDKRMVGELAAKLRAVKPPDVYKQKGIRYAGEVLRKKEGKTGK; translated from the coding sequence ATGTCCAGAATTGGAAAGAAACCGATTGTTATTCCGACGGGTGTCGACTTTAAGGTGGTCGGCGACCAAGTGACGGTGAAAGGGCCCCTCGGCCAACTAAAATGGTCCCTCGAGCCTGGGCTAACCGTTGCGGTCGAGGGCAGTCAGGCTCACGTGAAGCGAGCTAACGACGATCGCCGGTTGAGGGCTATGCACGGGCTCACTCGAGCGAACCTCAGTAACATGGTGATCGGGGTGACTAAAGGCTACGAGCGGGTGCTCGAGATGACCGGCGTCGGCTATAAAGCCCAGATTCAGGGGAAAGTCTTGACCCTGAACGTCGGCTATATCAATCCCGTCGAATTTAAACTTCTGCCTGGTGTTGATGGAAAGGTTGAAAAGCAGACGCAGATCACATTGACCGGCGTCGACAAGCGAATGGTCGGCGAGCTGGCGGCAAAGCTCCGAGCCGTGAAGCCGCCGGATGTATACAAGCAAAAGGGTATCCGGTACGCCGGTGAAGTTCTGCGTAAGAAGGAAGGCAAAACAGGGAAGTAG
- the rplE gene encoding 50S ribosomal protein L5 translates to MATKETGKSKSDKAQGGKPTGRKKGPSVEMEAGESTPDSQAGIPRMVEKYRGEVVPALMKEFNYRNPMQVPRIRQIVINVGMGEAIQNMKLLESAVGELGVITGQRPVITRAKKAIAGFKLRQGMPIGAKVTLRNRRMFEFLDRLVTLALPRIRDFRGVSPKSFDGRGNYTLGLKEQLIFPEIKYDSVAAIHGMDITFVTTARTNDEGKALLRLLGMPFRA, encoded by the coding sequence ATGGCTACGAAAGAGACCGGAAAAAGCAAATCCGACAAGGCGCAAGGCGGAAAGCCGACGGGGCGCAAAAAGGGCCCATCCGTCGAGATGGAAGCGGGCGAATCGACGCCGGACAGTCAGGCGGGAATCCCGCGGATGGTCGAAAAATACCGTGGAGAGGTCGTGCCGGCACTGATGAAGGAATTCAATTATCGCAATCCGATGCAGGTGCCGCGGATTCGCCAAATCGTGATCAATGTGGGGATGGGCGAAGCCATCCAGAATATGAAGCTGCTGGAAAGCGCGGTCGGTGAGTTAGGAGTCATTACCGGACAACGTCCGGTGATCACTCGTGCGAAGAAGGCCATCGCGGGCTTCAAGCTGCGGCAAGGGATGCCCATTGGAGCCAAGGTGACGCTCCGGAACCGTCGGATGTTCGAATTTCTCGACCGTCTGGTCACATTGGCGCTGCCGCGCATTCGGGACTTCCGCGGCGTCTCGCCAAAGTCATTCGACGGGCGGGGGAACTATACGCTCGGTCTAAAGGAACAACTCATTTTCCCTGAAATCAAGTACGACAGCGTAGCGGCTATTCATGGAATGGATATTACTTTTGTGACGACGGCTCGTACGAATGATGAGGGGAAGGCGTTGCTTCGCTTGCTCGGGATGCCGTTCCGAGCTTAG
- the rplX gene encoding 50S ribosomal protein L24 — protein sequence MGVPVKSRIKKGDTVVVIAGRERGKSGKVLSINREKRKVVVEKLNIMKRHTKPNAKVRQGGIIEREAPLHISNVMLLCPTTQKPTRVGVQLRDDGRRVRFSKQAKQAIE from the coding sequence GTGGGCGTACCAGTCAAGTCACGAATCAAAAAGGGCGATACAGTGGTGGTGATCGCCGGGCGTGAACGCGGGAAGAGTGGGAAAGTTCTCTCGATCAACCGAGAAAAGCGCAAGGTCGTCGTCGAGAAGCTGAATATCATGAAGCGTCACACCAAGCCGAATGCGAAAGTACGGCAAGGGGGCATTATTGAACGCGAGGCCCCACTTCACATCAGCAATGTGATGCTTCTGTGCCCGACGACACAAAAGCCGACTCGTGTGGGCGTCCAGTTGCGCGATGATGGGCGTCGAGTTCGGTTCAGTAAACAGGCAAAACAGGCGATTGAGTAA
- the rplN gene encoding 50S ribosomal protein L14: protein MIQNYTYMDVADNSGARQVMCFHVLGGTRRRYGSVGDIVVVAVKEAIPQASVKKGDVSRAVIVRTTKGVRRDDGSYIKFDRNACVLINAQGEPVGTRIFGPVARELRWKKFMKIISLAPEVL, encoded by the coding sequence ATGATTCAAAACTACACCTACATGGATGTGGCGGATAACTCCGGCGCACGTCAAGTCATGTGCTTTCACGTTTTAGGTGGCACACGGCGGAGATATGGGTCGGTCGGAGACATTGTCGTAGTCGCCGTCAAAGAGGCCATCCCGCAAGCATCCGTAAAAAAGGGTGACGTGAGTCGGGCAGTGATTGTTCGCACTACCAAAGGGGTCCGCCGCGACGACGGATCCTATATCAAATTCGACCGGAATGCCTGTGTACTCATCAACGCTCAGGGCGAACCAGTCGGAACCCGCATATTCGGTCCGGTAGCCCGTGAGCTGCGGTGGAAGAAATTCATGAAGATTATCTCCCTCGCTCCGGAAGTGCTCTAA
- the rpsQ gene encoding 30S ribosomal protein S17 produces the protein MADVEHRHHWFGSVVGTKMQKTVVVEIERSVIHRMYKKVLKRITRLKAHDENSVCKVGDRVKLIETRPISKQKHWRVVQVMEKGQVEK, from the coding sequence ATGGCTGATGTGGAGCACAGGCATCATTGGTTCGGAAGCGTTGTAGGCACCAAGATGCAGAAGACCGTCGTCGTGGAAATCGAGAGGTCGGTCATTCATCGGATGTACAAAAAGGTGTTGAAGCGAATTACCCGCCTCAAGGCCCACGACGAAAACAGTGTGTGCAAGGTCGGGGATCGAGTGAAATTGATTGAAACCAGGCCTATCAGCAAACAGAAGCATTGGCGTGTCGTCCAGGTAATGGAGAAGGGCCAGGTTGAGAAATAG
- the rpmC gene encoding 50S ribosomal protein L29 codes for MDVKDLRGLTDEELKEKERQLYQEQFNHRFQLATGRLENPMQLRNTRRDLARVKTVRREAALKDTRARKGKG; via the coding sequence ATGGACGTGAAGGATCTACGTGGCTTGACGGACGAAGAACTGAAGGAGAAGGAGCGACAGCTCTATCAAGAGCAGTTCAATCACCGGTTTCAACTGGCCACCGGGCGGCTAGAAAATCCCATGCAATTGCGAAATACGAGACGGGACTTGGCGCGTGTCAAGACCGTACGACGGGAAGCTGCGCTCAAGGATACTCGCGCGCGGAAGGGTAAAGGGTAG
- a CDS encoding 50S ribosomal protein L16, with the protein MRGKAYRGSSLTLGEYGLKALEPGWVTSRQIEAARIAITRCVKRGGQVWTRIFPDKPITKKPAETRMGKGKGNPEYWVAVVKPGRILYEMDGVTADVATEALRLAAHKLPVATKIVVRGSLEA; encoded by the coding sequence ATGCGCGGGAAGGCCTACCGCGGCTCCTCGCTCACGCTGGGAGAGTATGGGCTCAAGGCCCTTGAGCCCGGATGGGTTACGAGCCGGCAGATCGAGGCCGCACGCATTGCCATCACCAGGTGCGTCAAACGAGGCGGGCAGGTGTGGACTCGCATCTTCCCTGACAAGCCAATTACCAAGAAGCCTGCCGAGACTCGCATGGGAAAGGGAAAGGGCAATCCCGAGTACTGGGTGGCCGTGGTGAAGCCGGGCCGCATTCTCTACGAGATGGATGGGGTTACGGCAGATGTCGCCACCGAAGCCTTGCGGTTGGCGGCCCATAAACTGCCAGTTGCCACGAAGATCGTGGTGCGTGGCTCGCTTGAAGCGTAG
- the rpsC gene encoding 30S ribosomal protein S3: MGQKSHPYGFRLGYSTTWTSRWYASKEYAKLLHQDIRIKRMVKDRLYHAGVAKVEIERSGDQTRIIIHTARPGIIIGRKGAEVDKLKAAVEKQYGGQVYINVKEIKKPELDAQLVSENIATQLEKRVAFRRAMKRSVAAALRLGAQGIKITCAGRLAGAEIARTEWYREGRVPLHTLRADIDYGFAEAKTTMGQIGVKTWIYKGELNPRQSGKAELGFGHPEGRGMAL, translated from the coding sequence ATGGGGCAAAAATCACATCCGTACGGGTTTCGTCTTGGATACAGCACTACGTGGACATCCCGGTGGTATGCGTCCAAGGAGTACGCCAAGTTGTTGCATCAGGACATTCGCATCAAGCGGATGGTCAAGGATCGATTGTATCATGCGGGCGTTGCGAAGGTGGAGATTGAGCGGTCCGGTGATCAGACGCGCATCATTATTCACACGGCTCGTCCGGGGATCATCATCGGTCGAAAAGGCGCGGAAGTCGACAAGCTCAAGGCCGCGGTCGAGAAGCAATACGGGGGACAGGTTTACATTAACGTCAAGGAGATTAAGAAACCGGAACTTGATGCTCAATTGGTCAGCGAAAATATCGCGACTCAATTGGAGAAGCGTGTGGCATTTCGGCGCGCTATGAAGCGCAGTGTTGCCGCGGCGCTACGGCTTGGTGCGCAGGGTATCAAGATTACCTGTGCTGGTCGACTCGCAGGAGCTGAGATCGCCAGAACCGAGTGGTACCGAGAGGGCCGCGTGCCCCTGCATACCTTGAGGGCTGACATCGATTACGGATTTGCCGAAGCGAAGACCACGATGGGACAAATCGGAGTCAAAACGTGGATCTATAAGGGCGAACTCAACCCGCGACAGTCCGGTAAGGCGGAATTGGGATTCGGCCATCCTGAGGGTCGAGGGATGGCTCTTTAG
- the rplV gene encoding 50S ribosomal protein L22 — MAQAQAMLRYARVSPRKARPVVNMIRGKQVPLALAILKHTPRAAAHMIEKILRSAVANAEQKNMDDPEQLVVAKAFVDGGPILKRFRARSMGRANSIHKRTSHITIVVGTANQSGQAADA; from the coding sequence ATGGCTCAAGCTCAAGCAATGCTCAGGTATGCCAGGGTTTCACCACGGAAGGCGCGGCCTGTCGTCAACATGATTCGTGGAAAACAGGTGCCTTTGGCCCTTGCGATATTGAAGCATACACCGCGCGCTGCCGCGCATATGATCGAGAAAATTCTGCGGTCGGCTGTGGCTAACGCCGAACAAAAAAACATGGACGACCCTGAACAACTCGTTGTGGCGAAGGCCTTTGTGGATGGGGGGCCTATTCTCAAGCGCTTTCGCGCCCGATCGATGGGCCGGGCGAATTCCATCCATAAGAGAACCAGTCACATCACAATTGTTGTGGGAACCGCGAACCAGTCTGGACAGGCTGCCGACGCGTAG